A segment of the Thermoplasmatales archaeon genome:
AGAAGGGAATGTTGTCAAACGAGAGAAATGTGCATTTTTCTGGATTTTATCGAAACCGAAAGAAAGCAAAGAAAACTATTGGCAATAAAAAATAGAAAGGATATAATCTATCTTAAGATAGGAGAAAGAATTTCAATTATATAGATAAGCATGACTGCCATATACGAATGGCTATACAAATTCGGAGTGTATTGGAAAATAGCATCTCAGATAAAAGCCTCATTTTGTGCAATGCAAAACAGATGGAAGAGCATGGTATTTGATACTGAAAAGATAGAACATTTTGATAACTATTTTCCAAGCAAGAGATGGAAAATAAAACATGTGAAATCTTTTATTTTCCATTTATGTTTTGTATTATAATTGGATAGAGCCATCAGAGTTTATCCAACAACTCCTCAGTTTTTTATTGTAGAGAATGCAGCGCCATCTTTACTTAAAATTTAAGAGCAAATATTAAATATATATTTGCTATTTTTATCCGCCATGACTGAAGAAAAGGAATTTAAATATATAGTCAGGATAGCAGCAACAGATATAGATGGTAATAAACCAGTAATGTATGGACTCACAAGAATAAAGGGAATAAATTATATGCTGGCAAATGCAATCCTTACACAAACTGGAATAGATAAAAATAAAAGGATAGGTTATCTTTCAGATAAAGAAATAGAGGAAATAAGCAATGCAATAGAAAAAATAAATGAATGGCTGCCAGAATGGATGAAAAACAGGAGAAAGGATTTATATTCTGGCAGGAATTTGCATTTAATTGGCTCAGAAATAGATTTAATGAAGAGAGAAGATATAAATCTACTGAGAAAAATAAGAGCATATCGTGGAATCAGGCATGAAAGAGGGCTTCCTGTAAGAGGGCAAAGAACAAGAAGCCATAAAAGAACAGGCTTGACAGTTGGAGTTATAAGAAGTAAAGAAATGGCAAAGAAGAAGGAAGAAGGAAAGGAGGAAAAGAAGGAGAAGAAGTGAGAAAATGGGTGACCCTAAATTTCCAAGAAAAAAATATGAAACACCGTCCCATCCCTGGCAAGCAGATAGGATAGAGAGGGAAAAGGAGATTGTCCAGAAATATGGGCTGGCTAAAAAAAGAGAGATATGGAGATCTGAAACAATATTGAGAAAGATAAGGGAGCAGGCAAGAAGGCTGAGGGCGAGGGCAGGCGAGAGGCAGGCGGAAATGGAAAAAGAAGCATTGCTGAAAAGATTGTATAATCTTGGCATCCTTCCAGAAAACTCAACTCTTGAAGATGTT
Coding sequences within it:
- a CDS encoding 30S ribosomal protein S4; translated protein: MGDPKFPRKKYETPSHPWQADRIEREKEIVQKYGLAKKREIWRSETILRKIREQARRLRARAGERQAEMEKEALLKRLYNLGILPENSTLEDVLALNVEHILGRRLQTLVYLHGLARTPKQARQLIVHGHIAIDGRRVTIPSYLVRRGEEEKISYSPKSPLNNELHPARPKKEEILAAKETEVQNG
- a CDS encoding 30S ribosomal protein S13; its protein translation is MTEEKEFKYIVRIAATDIDGNKPVMYGLTRIKGINYMLANAILTQTGIDKNKRIGYLSDKEIEEISNAIEKINEWLPEWMKNRRKDLYSGRNLHLIGSEIDLMKREDINLLRKIRAYRGIRHERGLPVRGQRTRSHKRTGLTVGVIRSKEMAKKKEEGKEEKKEKK